A window of Pyxidicoccus xibeiensis contains these coding sequences:
- a CDS encoding GTP-binding protein: MAKEKFERNKPHVNIGTIGHVDHGKTSLTAAITKVLAKTGGATFMAYDQIDKAPEERERGITISTAHVEYQTKNRHYAHVDCPGHADYVKNMITGAAQMDGAILVVSAADGPMPQTREHILLARQVGVPYIVVFLNKVDMLDDPELRELVEMEVRDLLKKYDFPGDSIPIVPGSALKALEGDTSDIGEPSILKLMEAVDSYIPTPQR; encoded by the coding sequence ATGGCCAAGGAGAAGTTCGAGCGTAACAAGCCCCACGTGAACATCGGCACGATCGGACACGTGGACCACGGCAAGACGTCGCTGACGGCCGCCATCACCAAGGTGCTGGCGAAGACGGGCGGCGCCACGTTCATGGCGTACGACCAGATCGACAAGGCGCCGGAGGAGCGTGAGCGCGGTATCACCATCTCCACCGCGCACGTGGAGTACCAGACGAAGAACCGTCACTACGCCCACGTCGACTGCCCGGGTCACGCCGACTACGTGAAGAACATGATCACCGGCGCGGCGCAGATGGACGGCGCCATCCTGGTGGTGTCGGCCGCCGACGGCCCGATGCCCCAGACGCGCGAGCACATCCTGCTGGCCCGCCAGGTCGGCGTGCCCTACATCGTCGTCTTCCTGAACAAGGTGGACATGCTGGACGACCCCGAGCTGCGCGAGCTCGTGGAGATGGAAGTCCGGGACCTGCTCAAGAAGTACGACTTCCCGGGTGACAGCATCCCCATCGTCCCCGGCTCGGCGCTCAAGGCGCTCGAGGGCGACACCAGCGACATCGGCGAGCCGTCCATCCTGAAGCTGATGGAGGCGGTGGACAGCTACATCCCCACCCCCCAGCGCA